In the genome of Hydrogenophaga sp. PBL-H3, the window ACGAACAGCAGGCGGGCTTCGCAGTGGTCGAGCACGTAGCGGATGTTGTGTGCCGACTCGGTGGGAAAGATCGCCACCGTGGTGCCGCCAGCCATCCACACGGCCAGATCGACCATGAAAAAATGGGCGCTGTTCTTGGCCAGCATCGCAATGCGCGCACCAGGCTCGAAGCCCTGGGCCCGCAGGTGGGCGGCCATGCGCCGTGCCTGGTCCATCACCTGGCCCCAGGTGAAGCTGACCACCTCACCCCGGCCCATGGGCTGCGTCAGGAAAGTTTGATCCCGTCGCAGGCGTTCGTGTTCATAGGCGTGTTCCAGAATCAGCTTGGCCATGGCGCGTCTCCGTGTGGGGGGGCGGGACGAACCCGCCCCGTGCGCATTGGGCCTTTTCGAGGCGGGCGGCGCATGGGGGTTTGTCCTGTGGTGGGGATCCGTCACCACAAGGCGCATAATCCACGCGTTCGGCTGTGTATCGGTCGTTCAAGCTAGGTGATCGGTCAGTTTCGCGCGCTACGGCGGTACTTCTTGGATTTGTTGTGCTTTCGGGACCCCATCGCTTGTGTGTTATGTGTTTTTTGAGGAGTCCCCATGGGCAATAAACTTTACGTCGGCAACCTGCCGTACACCGTCCGCGACGAAGACCTGCAACAGTCTTTCAGCGAATTCGGCTCTGTCAACAGCGCCAAAGTCATGATGGAGCGCGACACCGGCCGCTCCAAAGGTTTCGGTTTTGTCGAGATGGGCAATGACGCAGAAGCGCAAGCCGCCATTTCCGGCATGAACGGCCAGTCGCTCGGCGGCCGCAGCATCACCGTGAACGAAGCCCGTCCGATGGAGGCACGTCCTCCCCGCACCGGCGGCTACGGCGGCGGTGGTGGTGGCTACGGTGGTGGCGACCGCTCCGGCGGTGGCGGCTACGGTGGTGGTGGTGGCGGCGGACGCGGCGGCTACTAAGCCCTGCGCTGCTTCAGCCCCGCGCTGAGCAAAGCCCAAAAGGCCTCGGAACTCCGGTTCCGGGGCCTTTTTCTTTGGTGCGCCCAGCATGGGCGCCCACCTGCGGGTGCAAGTCCCGCTGCGAGCTGGTCACAGTGAGCAAAGTGAAGCGCAACTGCGTGAGGGCGACCGAGCGTGGGAAGGAAGCGTGGAGCGTAAAGCGCGAGCCGATGAACAAGAACCGCATAGAAGGCGTTGCCGAGCAGGGCGAGTGGGCCAGAAACCACGAAGCTCTTGTGACCAAAGGCGAGGCGACGTAGATGCGGCGGTTGTGCGCTGAAGGTGTGCGTTCTTACCTGGGGAGATCTCGCCTTGTTTCTGAAAGGAAGACGGCTCTGCCGGAGCGAGAAGTCAGCATAGGTCGTAGTAGCTGGCGCCGGGGCCGATGAGGCCAGAAGGCAAGAGCGAAGGACCGAACGAGAGTGAGTGAGCGAGGACAAGGAGATGTCAAAGGCCATGCGTCAGATGCTGGAGCGATCCGGGCGGGTGGGCGTAGCGTACGGTGAAGCCGTGCGCGATCTCATCAGCGACGAAGCCTGCGGCCCGCTCCTTGAGCACCCGCACACAGGGTCGGCACAGCCGAAGGCGGGCACTGGTGGCCTGCTGGAAGTGGCGCTGACGAGACAGAACCTGCAAGCCGCCTGGAAGCGGGTCAGGGCCAACAAGGGTGCCGCCGGGGGGACGGGCTCGACATCGAGCAAACCGCCCAGCTGATCCGCCAGCACTGGCCCGACATCCGCCAAGAGCTGCTGGCAGGGCACTACCGGCCCAGCCCGGTACGCAAGGTGATGATTCCCAAGCCGGATGGAAGCCAGCGCGAGCTGGGCATCCCCACGGTGCTGGACCGACTGATCCAGCAGGCACTGCTGCAAGTGCTGCAACCCCTGATCGACCCCACCTTCAGCGATCACAGCCATGGGTTTCGTCCGGGCAGGCGGGCGCACGATGCGGTCAAGGCCGCGCGGGCGTACGTGCAAACGGGCAAGCGCGTGGTGGTGGACGTGGACCTGACGAAGTTCTTCGACCGGGTCAACCACGACATCCTGATCGATCGAGTGAGAAAGCGCATCGACGATGCTGGAGTGATCCGGCTGGTTCGGGCCTATCTGAACGCTGGGATCATGGATGGCGGGGTGGTGGTTGATCGCCACCTGGGCACGCCGCAAGGTGGGCCCCTCTCGCCACTGCTGGCCAACGTGCTGCTTGACGATGTGGACAAGGCGCTGGAGGCCCGGGGCTACAGCTTCGCGCGCTACGCCGACGACTGCAACGTCTACGTGGGCAGCAGACGAGCCGGGGAGCGGGTGATGGCCTATCTCCGGGAGCTGTACACCGGTTTGAGGCTTCAGATCAACGAAGCCAAGAGCGCGGTGGCCAGCGCCTTCGGGCGCAAGTTCCTGGGGTATGCGTTGTGGGTGAGCAAGGGAGGAGAAGTCAAATGTGCAGTCGCAAAGAAGGCACTGGAGACCTTCAAGGCCCGGGTGCGGCAGCTCACACGCCGCTCGGGCGGGCGCAGCATGGGCGAGGTGGTGGAGAAGTTGCGGCCCTATCTGCTGGGCTGGAAGGCGTACTTCGAGATGGCGCAAACGCCCAAAGTCTGGCGAGAGCTGGATGAGTGGCTGCGCCACCGGCTGCGGGCCATCCAGCTCAAGCACTGGAAGCGGCCGCGGCCGATCTACCGGGAGCTCAAGGCGCTTGGGGCGAGGGAAAACGTGGCGCTACAAGTGGCTGGCAACAGCCGCCGCTGGTGGCGCAACAGTGACCGGCTGCTCAAGACCGTACTCACCATTGCGTACTTCGACCGATTGGGAATGCCAAGGCTGTCCTGACCTCAAGCTCTCGAACCGCCCGGTGCGGACCCGCACGCCGGGTGGTGTGGCAGGGGTGCCTCCGAATATGGAGGCCCCCTATGCCGATTGTGCTCCAGCTCGGTAGATGGGCCGGCGCCTGGTCAAGCCGGCAGCAGCATGCCGCGCAGCCAGCGCCAGAAGCGCTGCGTTGTGCTGGTCTGCGTCTGGCAGGCGTCGGGTGCCGAATCGTCTCGCAGATAGCGGTCTCGTTCTGCGCTGCTCAAAGGCCGCATGGCCAGCCGGCAGGCGGTCATTCGCCAGGTGGTGGGATCGAGCGGCCACTGCACTGCGGTTTCGTCGTCGACCAGGACCATTCGTGCACCGGTGGTGCTGAACCGCAGTGAGCCCACCGGCCCGGGCGGGCCCGCCACCACCGGCCCCAGCGCTTCGCCCTGGCGCAGATCCCACACGCCCAACCCGCCCTCAAGATCGCCGGACGCCAGCAGGCGACCGTCCGCGTTGAACGCCAGCGTGGTGATGAAGCTCGCATGCCCGCTCTGGGTCTGGCGCGTCGCATCGGACAGGGATACACCCCACTCGATGCGGGCCAGCGCGCAGGGCCGATCGGCACCACCGGCATCGGCATAGCGTTGGCAGCGTGCCACCGCGAAATGGCCGGCGTTGGCCGAGAGTTGCAGCGCGGTGGGCTCCTGGATCCCGGACGCCAGCACCAGGGGTTGCGTGGCCGGTGCGTCTGGCCGCCAGAGCAGGACGCGGGCATCGCTGCAGTCGCGCCAGCGCACCGGCGTGCAAACCGATGCCGCCAGTGCCTTTCCATCGGCGCTCAACGCAACCTGCAGCGCCGCAGCCGGCTCGTTGAAAGTGGCGATGCGGTTCAGTTGCCCTTGGGCAACCGACCAGACGGCGATGCGACCGGCACGGCAGGTGCCCGAGGGGCCGTCCACGTCAACACAGCCGCCCACGGCGAAGCGGCCGGCAGTGTCTGCCGACGCCATGGCGATCTGTGGGTCGAGCAGGGTCCGTTCCTTGCCGTGGAAGGCATCGACCTCGGCGAGTGCGGCACACAGTGTGTCCGGTTCCCGAAGGCGCCGGGCCAGGCCCATGAGCGGTGTCGGCACGGGCTCGCCGCCGCATGTGATGGCTGGCGCCGGAGCACCCGGCTTGGCCGACGGATCGGGTGGCACCTCCAACACCGAGCTGAAGCGATCGGTCTCGGCCAGCCGCTGCGGGTCCACCTGCCACAGCGAGAGCAGGCCGTCCTGGCTCAGCAGGGCCATCGAGCGGGCGTCGGCGGACAGCGCCATGCCCTGCACCCCGCCGCCCAGCACGGGGATGGGCCTGGGCTGGTCAACCACGCTCTCGCCGCGGCGCGCCTGCCAGAGCCGCAGCTCTCCGCCGCCACACCGCTGGTAGTCGTGGCGGGCGCAGCCGGCAGACAGCACCACCGGCACGCCGGGCAGCACCGCGATGGCGCTGATCCAGTCGGGCCAGGGCTCGGTGTAGCGGGCTGTGACGGCCGGTTCTTCGCTGGCGTCGATCACGCCCAGTTGCATGTCCTGGCACAGTCTGCCGCTGGCCATGGGTTGGCAAGCCCAGGCTGCGGCCACCCGGCTGTCCTGGCGAAAGGTGGCATCGTGCAACCAGCCCGGCTGCAGTTGCAGCTGCGCCACCCGGGTTCTGGATGGCCCTGGCCGCCAGAGCGTCAAGGTCGGGCCATCGCGGTTGTCGTCTACCGCGAGCTGCAGCCCACCGGGGGGCGGAGCCGAGGTTTTGGGTGCCGGGGTGGGCCAGAGCGCTTGGGGTGTCTGGTCTTCGGCAAGGCGCCGATCCGACGTCGCCACAAGCTCCGCAGGCGCGGCGCTGGCCGGCGAGGAGGCCGGCAATCGAAACACCTGAAGGCGGTGCAGTGCGCCGTCGGTGAAGCGTTCAACGGGGTGTCCGTCGGGCCCGACGCAGCACCCCAGCACCGCCAACTGGCGGTCGTCGGGTGAGAACTCGATCCTCTCCACCCAGGTGGGCACCGGTGCCGAAGCAAGCAGCACGGGCGGCGAGCTCTGCCAGATCTCGAGCCGCGCGCGACGGCAGTCGATCCCCTCGCCGTCGGTGCAGCGCACGGCAGCGAGGTGGCTGCCATCGGCTGTCGATGCCAGCGTGCCCCATTGAAAACGCCCGGGCAAAAAAGCGCGCACACCGCGTGCACGTTCCAGCACCGTCAGAAGTGTGTTGGAGGCTTCGTGGGTGGGTGAGACGGCGACCGCTTGCGCGGCCAGGAGCAGGCCCAGTGCGGGGTCGTTGTCCAGCAGTGCCGGTGCCACCGCCGCGAGCTGGCGCGACAGCGAATCCTGGCGGCGCAACTCGGCCAGCAGGAACTGCCAGGTGGCCACCAGCGCGCCGATGCTCACCAGCACGGCCGCCGTGGAGGCCAGCAGGGTGCGGCGTCGCTGGCGGCGCGTGGCGGCGCTTCGGCTGGCGACGATGAAGTCGCTGTGCGGCTGTGTCGGAGAAGGCTCCTTGTCGGCCGCGCTGGCCAGCCACTGCTCGGCCGCTGCCAGATCGGTCTTGACGAGCAGGTAGCTGTCGTCGCGGCCGCTGGCCTGCCATTCCAGGGCGCGTTGCAGCAGTCGCGTGTGGGTTTCCACCCAGGGCAGATCGGTGCGCACGGCCTGCGCGAGCAGGCGCACGGCGGCGTCAAAGGTGTCCTGGGGCCGGTTGAAGAAGATCCAGTTGAGCCGCCGCACAGCCTCGTGCACGTGGGGTCCGGAGAGTGCGGCGGCGTCGCAGTCGCGTGCCACCACCGGCAGCAGGCGCTTGTGGTGCTGCACCGCGTGGGTCACCTCGGCGTGACAAACCGGCGAGGCCAGCGAGTCGGGGCTGATCACGAAGACCATGGCATCGGCGCCTTCAATCGCCGCATGGATCTTGCGCAACCAGTCGTCGGCGGGCGGGATGCCTTCCCAGTCGACCCAGAGGTCAAACGCTTCTTTGACCAGTTCGCCGTGCAGGCGCCGGACGAACTCGGTGTCCCTGCGTGAGTAAGACAGGAAGAGCGTGGCCATGATGGCTGCCATTCAAGCGCCATCCGCGCAGAAGCGCAAGAGCCTTGCACACGGCCCGCCCATCAACTGACCCCCAGGGCGGCTCGTTCCACCGTCAGGGTGTGATGTCTGCCATCTCCTGCAACGCGGTGTGGGCCACGCCCGACTCACCCAGGTAGGCCTGCGCCAGTGCGCCGTCGGCCGCGATCTCGGCCGAGGTGCCTTGCGCTTTGATGCGACCTTCCTCCATCACGTAGGCGCGGTCGGCCAGGGCCAGCGCCAGGCCTGCCATCTGGTCCACCAGCAGCAGCGTCATGCCTTCCCGGCGCAGCGCATCGAGCGCGGCGAACAGCTCGGCAATCACCTTGGGCGCGAGACCCAGCGAAGGCTCGTCAAGCAGCAGGATGCGTGGGCGCGACATGAGCGCGCGCGCGATCGCCAGCATTTGCTGTTCGCCCCCCGAGAGCAGGCCGGCACGCTGGTGCAGGCGCTCGCGCAGGCGCGGAAAGCGCACCAGCTGTTCTTCGACCCGCGCCTCGCGCTCGTCGGTTTGCAGGAAGGCACCCAGGCGGATGTTGTCGAGCACGCTGAGCTCGGGAAACACCTGGCGGCCTTCGGGCACCAGCACCACGCCTTGGGCCACCACCTGCTCGGCGCCCATGTTCATGAGCTCGCGCCCTTCGAGGTGGATACCACCCTGGATGGGGCGGTGCAGACCCGCCAGCGCCTTCATGAGCGTGGACTTGCCCGCGCCATTGGCCCCCAGCAGCGCCACCACCTCGCCGCGCCTCACCTGCAGGTCGATGCCGTGCAGCACCGGCTCGGCGCCATAGCCGGCAACGAGTGAGCCCACGCCGAGCATCTCGGGTCGGTTGGCGGTGGTGTCGCGTGGTGCTGAAGCTTCGGTCTCCAGGGCCTCGCCCAGATAGGCCAGTTGCACCGCCGGGTCGGCTTGTACTGCAGCAGCGGTGCCCGCCGCCAGCCGCACCCCGGCATCGAGCACCACCACCTGGTGGCTGATGTCCATCACCAGGGTCATGTCGTGTTCGACCAGCAGCACGGTGAGGCCCGCGTCGGCGATGCGTTGCAGCAGCGTGCCCAGGCGCAGCTTGTCCTCGCGCGAGAGGCCGGCAGCGGGCTCGTCGAGCAGCAGGGCGTCGGGGTCGGTGGCGAGCGAACGCGCGATCTCCACCAGGCGGCGGTCCACGTGGGGCAGGTCGGCGGCGAGCGTGCCGGGGTGGCCGGTGTAGCCGCAAAAGGCCAACAGCTGGCGCGCTCGCTCGGTGAGTGCGGGGGCGTTGCGCCGCGCGCTGCCCAGCAGCGGGCCGAGCGTGCCGCGCTGCATGGCCAGCACCACGTTGTCCTGCACGCTGAGCGAGCCGAAGAGCTGTGACGTCTGGTAGGTGCGCGCCACGCCACGGCGCGAGATCTGCATGGCGTTCTGCCCCTGCAGCGCCTGGCCGCCGAGCGCGAAGCCGCCCGCCGTGGGCAGGTAGAAGCCGCCCAGCATGTTGAGCGCGGTGGACTTGCCTGCGCCGTTGGGACCGATCAGGCTGGTGACCTGGCCCGCGTGCGCGGTGAAGTGGAGGTCGGACACGGCGCGCACACCACCGAACTGCATGGTGATGCCCTGTGCGGCGATGGGCTGTCGCGCGCGGGCGGGCAGGGCCAGCGTGGCGGTGGCGGGTGCCGGGGCCGCGGCAGCAGGGCGGGGCAGCAGGCGGCGCACCAGGCCGGCCACGCCGTCGGGCGCGACCCACAGCACCAGCAGCAGCATGGCGCCGAAGAAGAGCAGGCGGTATTCCTCCAGACCCGACAGCAGCTCGGGCAGCAAGCCGACGATGATCGCGCCCACCAGGGGTCCGGCCACCGAGCCGGCGCCGCCGATCATGACCACCAGCACGAACAGGATGGACTGCACGAAGCCGAAGGTGTGCGGCGTGACAAAGCCCGAGAGCGGCGCAAACAAGGCGCCGGCTGCGGCAGCACACAAGGCCGAGACAGCGAACGCCACGGTCTTGATGGCCAGCGGGTTCAGGCCCACGGACTCGGCAGCGGTTTCGGCGTCGCGCACCGCGCGCATGGCCGCGCCCCAGGTGCCCCGCGAGAGCCACGCGTAGGCCGCCAGCGCCAGGGCTGCTGCGCCGATGGCCAGCAGCGCCATGGCGCGTTCGCCCTGGGCCAGGCTGCCCAGCGACGGCGCGGTGAGACCCATGATGCCGTTCTGCCCACCGGTGAGGCCGCTGGCCTCGACGATGCTGTGCTCCACGATCAGGCCGAACGCAATGGTGATCATGGCCAGGTACGGTCCCTTCACGCGCAAGGCCGGCAGCGCCACGAGCGCGCCGAACACACCGCCGATCAGCGCGGCGATCGGCCACACCAGCCAGAAGCTCAGGCCCGTCCTGGTGGTGAGGATGGCCATGGTGTAGGCCCCGATGGCGTAGAAGCCCACGTGGCCGAACGACACCTGACCGGTGATGCCGACCAACACGTTGAGACCCACGCCCACGATGGCGAGCAGGGCGACATTGGCCAGCACGAAGACCCAGTAGCCGTTGAGGGTGAGTGCGAGCGCGGCGCCCAGCGCGAGCACGGCGGCCACGGCTGCGATCTGCCAGCCGCTGCCCAGACCCAGTAGCGGTTTGGAAGGAGTCAGCAAGCTCATACCTTCTTCACCTCCGCGCGGCCAAACAGGCCGTTGGGTCGCCAGGCCAGTGCTGCGATGACCAGCGCGAAGGTGATGATCTGTGTGTAGCCCGAGCCCAGGGTGGCCGTGATCAGCGCCTCGACCACGCCGAACAAAAGCCCCGCGATCATCACGCCCCAGGCGCTGGTGATGCCGCCCAGGATAGCCACCGCAAAGGCCTTGAGGCCGAACAGCGTGCCCATGTCGGAATGCACGTTGAACAGCGGCGCGATCAGCACGCCGGCCACACCAGCGAACAAGGTGGACAGTGCAAACGCCACGGCCACCGCGCGCCGGATCGGAATGCCCATGAGCCGCGCGGCCGAGCGGTTCTGCACCACGGCCAGCATGGCGATGCCCCAGCGCGTGCGGGTTGACAGCGTGTGCAGCACGGCGGCCAGCGCCAGACCCACCACCGGAATCAGCAACTGCAGCGGGTAGACGCCGAGGTTGGTGCCGGCGATCTCCAGCGGCGCCTGCGCCAGCGGCGAGGGCAGGCTGCGCGGCTCCTTGCCGTAGGTGAACATGACCACGTTGTCCAGCACCATGCCCATGGCCACCGTGGCCATGAGCCAGGCATCGGAACCGCGGTTCACGAACGGCCGAACCGCTAGCGCCTCGACCAGCAGGCCGTAGAGCGCACACAGGGCCAGCGCCAGCACCACCGCGGCCCAGCCGGGCCAGCCAAAGGTCTGCGCGAAGGTGAAGGTCAACACCGCGCCGAGCATCATGGAGCTGCCCTGCGCGAAGTTGACCGTGCCCGAGACGGCGTAGGTCACGTAGAACCCCAGCGCCATCAATCCATACATGCTGCCCAGGCCGAGGCCGCTGACCAGCGCTGACAACTCCAACATTCAATGTCCTTGTGAAAAAGAGAAGGCCGGGCCAGCCGCCGGGCCGCCCCAAGGCAGGCCCAGCCCCCTTGGGGGGCAGCGACCCGCGCAGCGGCGGAGCGTGGGGGCTCGTTAGTTCGTGGTTCCGACCGGAACAATCCTGTTGTCGATGAACTGGGCCCAGACGTAGTCATCCGATGTGACAGCGTCGTGCACCGTGGGGGTGAACGGCTTGGTGTAGGTCTTGATCAGGCCTTCGTACCTCTCGATCTTGTAGAAGCCCTGGCGCACCGCCTCACCCTGCGTGGAGCCGGCAGCCTGGATGGCCAGCGCGGCGAGGTGCGTGGCGTCGTACGCGTTGGCCACGCCCACGGCGGGTGTGATATCGGCGGGGGTTTTCACATTGGGGTACTTGGCCATCATGGCCTTGACCACACGCTCGCCGACCGGGCCTTGTTTGCCGAAGAAGCTGTAGGTCTGCACAAAGTGGACCTCTTTGGCGGTCGGGCCGGCGAGTTCGGTGAAGCGGCCACCGGCGGGGCCCCAGTGCGAGACCACCGGCACCTTCCAGCCCATGCGCTCCAGCGACTTGACCACCTGCGCCGAGGGGCCGACGTTGCCGACCATGAACAAGGTGTCGGCGCCCGCGGCCTTCAGGCGCGTGAGCTGCGGGACCATGTCCACGTCGTTGGCTTCAAACTTCTCCACGCCGGCGGGCACCACGCCCTTGGCCGCCATGGCGGCCTTCAGGCCTTTTTCGTTGCTCTCGCCCCAGGGGTTGTTCACCAGGATGAGGCCGGGCTTGGCCGCCTTGAAGGTCTTCTGCGCGTAGGCTAGCATGCCCACGTCCACGATCTCGTCCACCGCCGACACGCGAAACGCATAGTTGGTCTCGGCGCCGTTTTTGGTGATGCCGGTGCCCGCGGCCCATGGGCCCATGAACGGCACCTTCTCCTGGTTGATCAGCGGCACGATGGCCATCGACACGGGCGTGTCCAGACCGCCGAAGACCACCGCCACTTTTTCGCGGTAGATCAGTTCGCGCGCGGCGATCACACCCTTGGCCGGGTTGGCCTCGTCGTCGCGGCGCACCAGTTCCAGCTTGCGTCCGCCCAGCAGGCCGCCCTTGGCGTTGATCTCGTCGATGGCGATCTGCATGCCGCGCGTGATGGACTCACCGGCCAGGGCCGACTGGCCCGAGAGCGCGGTGACCAGGCCGAGCTTGATGGGCTCGCCCGACTGGGCCAGGGCCTGGCCAGCGAGCGTGGCACCGGCGAGCGCGAAGCCGGCAGCGAGCAGGACGCGGCGGGTGGATTGGACAGATGAGGACATGGCAGGACTCCAGAAGAAGTGAGGAAAGGGCAACGGGGATTCGGGCGGCAGGGGTGCCGTCTTGGCAGCCTCTGTTTGCAAGTGCCGTGCCAGCCGTGTCGCCAAGACTTGCTTTGGTATGTAGACACTGTGAAAATCAAATTGTTGACAATCTGGCACGTGTCTTGCACGCACTTTGAGCGTGCATGCACCCGGCTCCGGTCGCTGACCAAGGCGGTGCACGATTCCTCAACACGGTGCATTTTTTGTGGAGAAGCCGATGTCCGAAGCGCCTTTGCAGTCCCTCTCGCCGGCCCAGGTGGTCGACGAATTCCTGCGCATCATCATGATTCCCGACCCGGCCGGCGCTCGCCGTTTCACCGCGCCCGGTCTGCGCATCCGCTTCACCGGCGGGCGCGCCATGAGCGACCCGGCCGAGTGCTCGGCCTTCAACGCCACGCGCTACCGCTGGGTGAAAAAACGCATCGAGCGCACCGAGACGGTGGCCGGCGGCACCGACGCCGAAACCGTCATCTACAGCATCGGCACCCTGCACGGCGAATGGCCCGACGGCACACCGTTCGAAGGCAACCGCTACGTGGACCGCTACGTGGTGAGCTGCGGCCTCATCACGCAGATGGAGGTGTGGAACGACAGCGCCGAGTGGCTGCTGGTGCGCGCTGGCCTGGAAACGCTGTGACGGAAACCACCATGCCTGCCCAGTACCTTGGACCCTTGCCCGACCACGGGCGCTTTGCCTACCGCCCGATCACGCGCCGGCCCGACTACCGCTGGCCCAACGGCGCGCGCCTGGCGGTCTACCTGGGTTTCAACATCGAGCATTTCGCGTTCGGTGAAGGACTGGGCGCCGGCATCGGCCCGGCCTCGCCGCAGCCCGATGTGCTCAATTACAGCTGGCGCGAGTACGGCAACCGGGTGGGCGCGTGGCGCTGCCTCGACCTCTTCGACCAGCTCGGTCTGCCCACCGCCGCGCTCATCAACACCGCGCTGTACGACCACTGCCCCGAGCTGGTGGCGGCCTTCGTGGCGCGGGGCGACGAGCTGGTGGGCCATGGCCACAGCAACGCCGAGCGCCAGGGCGTGTTGGCCGAGGCTGCCGAGCGCGAACTGCTGGTGCTGTGCCGCGAGCGCATGAAAGCCGAGAGCGGGGCCGACGCGAAAGGTTGGCTCTCACCCTGGATTTCCGAGAGCCGCAGCACGCCGGATTTGCTGGCCGAGACCGGCTACACCTACACGCTCAACTGGTGCCACGACGACCAGCCCATGCGCATGCGCACGCGCGACGGGCGGGGCCTGTGGGCCGTGCCGTATCCGCAGGAGCTCAACGACATTCCCATGATCGTGGCGCGCCAGATGGACGCCAAGGACTTCGCGCAAATGATCATCGACAACACCGACGAGATGCTGGAGCAGGCGCGCACGCAGCCGCTGGTGCAGGGCATCGCGCTGCACCCCTACCTGGTGGGCCAGCCCTACCGGCTGCGCCACTTGCGCCGCGCCCTGCAGCACCTGTGCGCGGCGCGCGACCGCGGCGACATCTGGTTCACCACGCCGGGCAAGATCTGCGAGTACGTCAATGGCCTCGCGTTGAACGATCCCTCTTCCTTCGCATGAAAGCCGACATGAGTT includes:
- a CDS encoding RNA recognition motif domain-containing protein, with product MGNKLYVGNLPYTVRDEDLQQSFSEFGSVNSAKVMMERDTGRSKGFGFVEMGNDAEAQAAISGMNGQSLGGRSITVNEARPMEARPPRTGGYGGGGGGYGGGDRSGGGGYGGGGGGGRGGY
- a CDS encoding toll/interleukin-1 receptor domain-containing protein, whose amino-acid sequence is MAAIMATLFLSYSRRDTEFVRRLHGELVKEAFDLWVDWEGIPPADDWLRKIHAAIEGADAMVFVISPDSLASPVCHAEVTHAVQHHKRLLPVVARDCDAAALSGPHVHEAVRRLNWIFFNRPQDTFDAAVRLLAQAVRTDLPWVETHTRLLQRALEWQASGRDDSYLLVKTDLAAAEQWLASAADKEPSPTQPHSDFIVASRSAATRRQRRRTLLASTAAVLVSIGALVATWQFLLAELRRQDSLSRQLAAVAPALLDNDPALGLLLAAQAVAVSPTHEASNTLLTVLERARGVRAFLPGRFQWGTLASTADGSHLAAVRCTDGEGIDCRRARLEIWQSSPPVLLASAPVPTWVERIEFSPDDRQLAVLGCCVGPDGHPVERFTDGALHRLQVFRLPASSPASAAPAELVATSDRRLAEDQTPQALWPTPAPKTSAPPPGGLQLAVDDNRDGPTLTLWRPGPSRTRVAQLQLQPGWLHDATFRQDSRVAAAWACQPMASGRLCQDMQLGVIDASEEPAVTARYTEPWPDWISAIAVLPGVPVVLSAGCARHDYQRCGGGELRLWQARRGESVVDQPRPIPVLGGGVQGMALSADARSMALLSQDGLLSLWQVDPQRLAETDRFSSVLEVPPDPSAKPGAPAPAITCGGEPVPTPLMGLARRLREPDTLCAALAEVDAFHGKERTLLDPQIAMASADTAGRFAVGGCVDVDGPSGTCRAGRIAVWSVAQGQLNRIATFNEPAAALQVALSADGKALAASVCTPVRWRDCSDARVLLWRPDAPATQPLVLASGIQEPTALQLSANAGHFAVARCQRYADAGGADRPCALARIEWGVSLSDATRQTQSGHASFITTLAFNADGRLLASGDLEGGLGVWDLRQGEALGPVVAGPPGPVGSLRFSTTGARMVLVDDETAVQWPLDPTTWRMTACRLAMRPLSSAERDRYLRDDSAPDACQTQTSTTQRFWRWLRGMLLPA
- a CDS encoding ATP-binding cassette domain-containing protein, producing MSLLTPSKPLLGLGSGWQIAAVAAVLALGAALALTLNGYWVFVLANVALLAIVGVGLNVLVGITGQVSFGHVGFYAIGAYTMAILTTRTGLSFWLVWPIAALIGGVFGALVALPALRVKGPYLAMITIAFGLIVEHSIVEASGLTGGQNGIMGLTAPSLGSLAQGERAMALLAIGAAALALAAYAWLSRGTWGAAMRAVRDAETAAESVGLNPLAIKTVAFAVSALCAAAAGALFAPLSGFVTPHTFGFVQSILFVLVVMIGGAGSVAGPLVGAIIVGLLPELLSGLEEYRLLFFGAMLLLVLWVAPDGVAGLVRRLLPRPAAAAPAPATATLALPARARQPIAAQGITMQFGGVRAVSDLHFTAHAGQVTSLIGPNGAGKSTALNMLGGFYLPTAGGFALGGQALQGQNAMQISRRGVARTYQTSQLFGSLSVQDNVVLAMQRGTLGPLLGSARRNAPALTERARQLLAFCGYTGHPGTLAADLPHVDRRLVEIARSLATDPDALLLDEPAAGLSREDKLRLGTLLQRIADAGLTVLLVEHDMTLVMDISHQVVVLDAGVRLAAGTAAAVQADPAVQLAYLGEALETEASAPRDTTANRPEMLGVGSLVAGYGAEPVLHGIDLQVRRGEVVALLGANGAGKSTLMKALAGLHRPIQGGIHLEGRELMNMGAEQVVAQGVVLVPEGRQVFPELSVLDNIRLGAFLQTDEREARVEEQLVRFPRLRERLHQRAGLLSGGEQQMLAIARALMSRPRILLLDEPSLGLAPKVIAELFAALDALRREGMTLLLVDQMAGLALALADRAYVMEEGRIKAQGTSAEIAADGALAQAYLGESGVAHTALQEMADITP
- a CDS encoding branched-chain amino acid ABC transporter permease, with product MLELSALVSGLGLGSMYGLMALGFYVTYAVSGTVNFAQGSSMMLGAVLTFTFAQTFGWPGWAAVVLALALCALYGLLVEALAVRPFVNRGSDAWLMATVAMGMVLDNVVMFTYGKEPRSLPSPLAQAPLEIAGTNLGVYPLQLLIPVVGLALAAVLHTLSTRTRWGIAMLAVVQNRSAARLMGIPIRRAVAVAFALSTLFAGVAGVLIAPLFNVHSDMGTLFGLKAFAVAILGGITSAWGVMIAGLLFGVVEALITATLGSGYTQIITFALVIAALAWRPNGLFGRAEVKKV
- a CDS encoding ABC transporter substrate-binding protein, whose product is MSSSVQSTRRVLLAAGFALAGATLAGQALAQSGEPIKLGLVTALSGQSALAGESITRGMQIAIDEINAKGGLLGGRKLELVRRDDEANPAKGVIAARELIYREKVAVVFGGLDTPVSMAIVPLINQEKVPFMGPWAAGTGITKNGAETNYAFRVSAVDEIVDVGMLAYAQKTFKAAKPGLILVNNPWGESNEKGLKAAMAAKGVVPAGVEKFEANDVDMVPQLTRLKAAGADTLFMVGNVGPSAQVVKSLERMGWKVPVVSHWGPAGGRFTELAGPTAKEVHFVQTYSFFGKQGPVGERVVKAMMAKYPNVKTPADITPAVGVANAYDATHLAALAIQAAGSTQGEAVRQGFYKIERYEGLIKTYTKPFTPTVHDAVTSDDYVWAQFIDNRIVPVGTTN
- a CDS encoding nuclear transport factor 2 family protein, with protein sequence MSEAPLQSLSPAQVVDEFLRIIMIPDPAGARRFTAPGLRIRFTGGRAMSDPAECSAFNATRYRWVKKRIERTETVAGGTDAETVIYSIGTLHGEWPDGTPFEGNRYVDRYVVSCGLITQMEVWNDSAEWLLVRAGLETL
- a CDS encoding polysaccharide deacetylase family protein, yielding MPAQYLGPLPDHGRFAYRPITRRPDYRWPNGARLAVYLGFNIEHFAFGEGLGAGIGPASPQPDVLNYSWREYGNRVGAWRCLDLFDQLGLPTAALINTALYDHCPELVAAFVARGDELVGHGHSNAERQGVLAEAAERELLVLCRERMKAESGADAKGWLSPWISESRSTPDLLAETGYTYTLNWCHDDQPMRMRTRDGRGLWAVPYPQELNDIPMIVARQMDAKDFAQMIIDNTDEMLEQARTQPLVQGIALHPYLVGQPYRLRHLRRALQHLCAARDRGDIWFTTPGKICEYVNGLALNDPSSFA